Sequence from the Cryptococcus neoformans var. neoformans JEC21 chromosome 1, complete sequence genome:
GTGCTGACAGCCAAATCTAGATGGTTGTTCATAATCGACGCTGTCATCACTTTGCCTCTTGCCATATTTggtttcctcttcttccctcctctcccccttcAGGGGAAGAAGTGTTGGTGGTTGTCATCGGAAGAATTCTCTATTGCGCAATCACGCCTTCTCAGATTTGGCCGAGTAGGAAAGAAGGCTTGGACCAGAACCAAGCTCAAGAGCCTTTTGTTCAGCTGGCACACTTATTTTCTTCGTAAGTCAACCCAACCCTTTGGCTGGTAGCGCGCTCATCCGCATTTCTATCAGCTCTCCTCTATGTTCTTTGGTACGCTTGATCTCAGCACTAACCAATATGACAGGCTTCTAACCACCTTATTGGCATAGGAATAATCAATTTCCTCAAGCTCCTATCGGTTATTTCTTAAAATCCTTCAACGACACCCCTTACCCTGGTGGTGACCGCCGGTTCTCTGTTGGACAGATCAACCAACGTGAGTAGCAAAGGATCTCATCGGCTACGAGTACTTATTATGAACATTTTGCTTCACAGTTCCTTTACCCCAAACGGCAATTTTTGTTGTCGTTGCTCTTGCTTTTGCTTGGCTAAGTGATGGCCTTTTCCGAGGACGACGATGGCCGTTCGTTTACGTTGGCGCTGTTATCTCTGTAAGTTTACCGCAgcttccccatccacctTTATCATGGGAAACTAACGCCTTCGGCAGCTTATCATTGCCTCTATCCTAGTCCATTTCCCACTTTACAAGAACGTCGACAGCACCATCGTCCTATATTGGTTCAGCACTGTCGGCCAAGGTGCAGGCCCTCTTATTCTCACTTACATCAACGAGATTTGCTCGGACGACAGTGAGAAGCGAGCTATTCTCGTCGCTGCTGGAAATGACTTGGCTTATGTCGTCCAGGCTGTTGTAAGTCGATTTTACTTCGCCTTGGTCAAGGAAGAACATTCCTAATAGTGTTTGACAGGCCCCCAACTTTGTCTGGAAGACAACCGATTTCCCTCAGGCCAGGAAGGGTTGGACCTGGTCTATCGCTTTGAACGTCGCACTGAGTAAGCTGCTATGCCTTCTCTTGCATATAATCACGAACAATACTTAAATTATTCTTCTTAGTTTTTTGGATGAgcgtcatcctcattctccGTCAACGAGATATCAAGCGCATAATCCATAAGTCTCCTGCAGAGACTATCCAAGTTATTGAGACCCCAGAAGAGGACGACAAGTCTTCTGGTACCCTTGGATCTCTCGAAAAAGCCTGACTAGATAAGGAGATGACGGAGTGGCCGTGAAATACAGGGTGTAATTTGTAAGAACTTCTTATGTCTGTAGTTCTTGGTTTTGAATAGATCCATAATACATTTGGTGGGTGTATTTGCTATGGTAATTGTAGGCCGAGGTTCAAATCATGAAAGCACAAAATTACTACTAGATTATTCAAGAAAATATTATAGCAGCGCCACTATTGCTATCCTCAAAGGGAACGGAGAGCTCGTCCTCATATTATTTTACGTCAAGTGGTTTAATTACAATCTAGTCCATCAAGGAGGATATTAGAAATTAGAAAGCTGTAGGGTTCTGTAGGTAGTTCAAATGACATTTTTTTCGCtgagaggaggatatgAAGAATGCTGAATATATTTCATCTATGCGAAAAACAGTTTACATATTTTCCCTAACTCTTATAATACTACCGATAATCCAACCAGTCTacattctcatctctcGAGCTTTCAGATAAAAAAGAGTGTAGCCGACAGAGAAGTAataaaaaaagaggagcaAGGATTGGATGGGGGGAAAGCGGTTAACCTGTGAGACATGCATTTATAAGTCGTGGTAGTAGACGACGGCGCAGGTGGATCGGACGACGCCAGATTATCAAAATCTTAAAGAAAATACGATATTTTAACCAGTTTCCCTAAGCAACAACCACAAAAGCCGATCAACTATGCGGAAGTCAAAGCTGCCTTGCGGGCAAATGCTTCGCTCGTCCGCGCGTTTGTCTCCTCAGTCGCTGTCTTGAACTTGTCTCCAAATAAGCCAATACTCCTCTCAGTCTCCACTGGCTGGGCCGTATCCTCTTCTGGGATATCTGAAGGTTTTTCCCTCAATGCCTTGAGACCAGCAGCATCCAATCCGAACTTAGAAGCAATTAAGAGTGGAATCTTGTCACTCTCCGTCAACCACTCTATTGTATGCCCCTCCACTTTGCTCGCGCCAGACCATTCCGCATCGCGGTTCAGCCACTGTACCGTCTCATGCACATAGCTTCTTTCGCCATCCTTGCCCAAAAGATGACTAAACTTCCCTTCACCCTTCTCGCGGACGAGGTTTCGATATGCTTTCCATCTCGAAGATTCGTCGGGAAGACGCGCTGTGCCCGCAAAGACACGCGCAATGGAGAGGGCTTGATATTCAAAGAATGAAAAGGCAGATGTGTTCACGCTTAGGCCGAGAAAGGTGAGTGTAGGGTCAGGAATGTAAAAGACATCTCGGTACAGATTAAGAACACCATCGCCATTCGTGACAACGGGAGTGACCGTAGGGAATGCGGGATTAACCATGGTACTGTCTTGATGATACtggggaagaaaagggtAAGAGTACTGGTAACCAGTAGCAAAGATGATCTCGTTAACACCGGTGATGATGCGTCCGTTCGTGAGCTCAATAGAACCCTCATTGATGGCTTGaccaggagaagggaggcgGAAACGACGGATCTCGGGAAGGATCTCGGAGTTGGGAGGGGCAAAGTGTCTTtgcatcttcctcaactcccGGTACTGTTGTGGGCCTCGTAGGGTGTTGCGACCGACCATGTAAATCTTACTGGCATAAGGTGATATATCTTTGGCAATGTCGTTACCGCTGGTTCCAATACCGACAATGAGGACGGTCTATATGGCCTTATTAGCTCcgaagatggaaaaaaaggatcaATCGACCTACTTTGCCGGTATAGGGCTCAGGTTTTCGGTATCCTTGCGAATGGATAAGCTGTTGTGGCCAGGCGGCAGACCAAGCATCCGAACCTTCAAATGGAGGGATGTAGGGGGCATTATAATGCCCAGACGCGGCAACGACCGCGTCAAACTCCTATATCACCCTTCAGTCTTTTTCTCATTTATTTCAACTTCAAGACTCGCCTCTGTCCAATATTCTTCCCGTACTCGgtcttcgccttcatcaacaaccttTCGCAATGTCAGTTTCCAAGTGTCGCCAATCTTTTCTGCCCGTTCCACTCGTGTGTTGTAGGAAGTAATTTGGTCGATGCCATAATTCTTGACATAGCTTTGGACATAGGATGAGATGAGGGCGTGAGAGACATTAGATTGGGTCCCAGGGGGGTAAGGGAAGTCTTTAAACTGCAACAGGATCAGACATCGTATGCCGAAGCTGTGAAAAAACTCACAGCCATGGTCGACGTAGGAACATTGTTGTTCAAGCTCCAGTAACAAGGATTAGGTGGGTTGAATTTCTCACGCTCCACTCTTCCTGGGTCTTCATACACACCAGTCCCGCGGATGACTGGGGTGAAGGCTCCCACTGAAGGAGGCGGGGTTGGGACTGCAAGGGGGAGGGAAACCGAGGGCCGCCAGTTCCAAATTCCGCCCGGCTTATTTTGCCTCTCGAAGACCCGAACATTCAGACCAGCATCTCGAAGTTGTCTGGCGGCAGGAGTGCCGGAAGGGCCTGAGCCAATGATGGCCACGTTGCGAACAGGGCGGTTAAAATGGTGAAACTGCTCATTTGTGCCCGTCatgttttttctttcttatTGAATttgttggagatgatggcaaGAGACACAAATTCGATTCACGAATTCGATCCACGATATATCTTTACCCAGGCTCGGGATACAACGCGCTCATAGTACCGTCGCTCTTCTCCGGCAACCTCAACAGGAAAGGCCGTGGAGCACGCCATGAATATAATAACCCGATATAATTCGCCATTCCCACAGAACTGTAAGAGCAAGTTCCGATGCGAAAACGGAgatgatgtcgatgatgatggaagatggtgaaTGCCGACAAGAACGAAGTAGCGAAAATGGTAAATAGTTAGATTGCCAATAGATAAGGGGCGGTGATCAGGAACGGATACAATGAGAGGGGGACCTTCCTGCAACGCAGGTTTCACATTTTTACTGACAAATATCTATGATGGGCGACTCGACGAGATGCGGACCTGCTGCCGGCGATACGTACGATCACGTCAGACCAGGTTATTTACGCTTTACTTGTTGCTGGCCTAGTCGTCTTATCTACGGTACTTTGATTCTCAATGTGACGCTTTCATTCTCACATATTACTAAGCTCCTGCAGTCATTTCCTGCCGAAAGCACGCCGAACGTGTACCGCAGTACGTATGTACTCATATTTATGCATCTGGTTATTTGATCATATCCGAAGGCGACTTGGCAGACAGCAATAATTATCTAGGCCAGAGGTGAAGTTCAGTCCACGCGCGAAATCAGTTGACGGACGGAACCCACCATATTAGTAAGCAGCAATGACCATTATCCCACAGCAAAAGCGAGTGAAGATCGGTGTGATTGGCGCTGGTCCAGGAGGATTATCTGTTGCCATCAACCTCCTTAAGCTGCCTTTCATCGATCTTAATATCTATGACCAAGCCACCGAATTGAGAGAAGTTGGGGCTGTGAGTAGCGATTAATTAGAACACTAGCGTTTGTCTCGGAAACTGACGCCGAAGTCAGGGTATCAGCATCAATCAAAACACCTGGAGACATCTTCGTCTCCTTGGAGCTGCTGATACTATCGAGCAGTCCACAGTCAGGGGCGATGGAAGCAAAATTGACATAGAGCAGCGGTGTGTAATCTTGCCTAGAGGAGCACATAAtaggaagaagattcaAGAGCTGAAGACTTTCCTGCTATAGTAACGGACGAACAGGAGAACTATTGCTCAGAAAATATCAAAGCGGTAGGTGAACAAATCCACACTTGAATCGCGCAGTTCTGACATATATATTTTATTTGCTACCAAAGTCAACCCTGACGCCCCCGCACGTTCTCGTATTGAGAGATACAAACTCCAACATGCACTTCTCGGACAAATACCTGAAGATTTCATTAAGCTCTCCAAAAAGCTCAAGACGGTCGTGGAATCAGACGACGGTGTTACAATCACATTTAAAGATGGCACAGCTGCTGGACCTTTCGATCTCCTCATTGGTGCCGATGGTATCCGATCTGTAAGTGTTGCTGAAACAACAGCCTGTGATATGCTGACTCCAAATTATCCCAGGTGGTCCGCCAATATGCCTACCCAGAACATAGGCTCTCTTACACCGGCAAAGTAGCCTATCGCACCCTTATTCCCCAATCGAAAGTAGCCCATATCGCTAATATCCCTCATGCCGCTACCTTTTGGCACACTGCCAACAGCCACGTCTATACTGACCCCTTGGACAACGGTCTCTTTGAAATCGCTACGAGAGCGATCGAGAGTGAGGAGCATGGGAATAAAGTCAGCTGGGGACAGAAGGTCAGCAGGGATAGGGTGATTCATCACTACAAGGTCAGTAGGATGCGACAAGCCGGATGGGTCTAGCGCTTACGTATTTTCACACCTTTTAGGATTACTGCGAGACTATTCGACAGATCGTTGAAGCACCGGATGAATGGCTTGAATTTGCTATGTTTGGCGGGCCTAGACTTGACTCTGTCATCCACAATGGTCGTATCGCTCTTATAGGAGATGCTTCTCATCGTACGTTTTCACGCTAATATCCCTGCTCCACCGCTCATATTGACCCTTTCGCCCTCAGCTTTATCTGGTGCGTTTGGCTCTGGAGCGGCCTTTGCTTTCGAAGATGCCTATGTCTTGGCGCAAGCCCTTGTGTACACACATGCACGAAATGAAAACATTTCAGAGGCATTGAGGTTGTATGATGAGGTGAGATCTCCGCATTACAAGAACCTTGTAAGTCTTTTCAATTCTCTCGCGTGGTACAATAGCTTACTTGCATGCTCGTAGTATGCCATCCTCACCGGGTTTGCAGCCACTGCAAGAGAAGTTCAAACCACTTATGGCATGGAGGACGAAGACCAGTTTGTCCGAGAAACCGTTAGACGCAACTGGTCTGCCCACCATGATTGGATCTACTCCTATGATGTCCATCCACTTCTCCTTACTTTCATTGTACAAATGCTGATGTGATATCGTCCTGTGCAGGTGACAAAGGTGTGGCATCAGCGGGTTGTCGACGAGGACgcgaagaagggagtggCGCAGCTGAAGATTGGTGACGAACTAGGGACCAACATCGTTGTGGATGCTCATTCAATTACGATGGCGGTATAGAGAAGGCCAGGAAAGATTATATTTCTGTTGTTTCGGACAGTTATCATTTCCGTTTTGCGTTCATGATGTATCCGCTACTCCCTATTCGTCCAATATCAGACCACCACCTCGGATTTGAATCACAATCCTATACGTTGTATGGCTATTCCTATACGCAGCTCAATATTTTGTTGGTTCGCCCCCACCACCGATCTCAGAGCCCCTTATTTTGTGGCACGCCATCCAACTCTCCTCAGGAGAAGATTCGAGCTGCAGCAGCAAATCATGTAATTATAGGTGAATTCATTAGCAATCAGGCAAAAATCACTACCGTTCGTATCTTAACATGATGGTTCTGTTCCCACGCAAACCGAAAACGCGATGCCATCATTAGACGTGCCTTCGGTAAAAGCCTGTTTGCTAGCCGGAGAACTAATGAGCCTGCAGCACTCTTTTACCAGATACTTATTTGTCTCATTCCTTTCATATTTCCATTTCGAGCACCAGAGACTAGAGTATCGAATCATTGATCATTCACTATGGCCCAGGCTTCTGGTGACGATAATGCTTGGGAAGAGCGGTGGTGTGTTTCATTGGTATTGCTCCTTCCATCGAGTGCTGACCATTGGCAGGGCTCAAGGAAGGACAGCATTCGACCAATCCGCCGCCCATCCAGTTTTCGTTAAGTTCCTAAAGTCAGATATTGCAAGGGAGTTAGGTGTACCGAAGAGCGGGAAAGCGCTGGTTCCGGGATGTGGTAGGGTAAGCCAATAAAGCCTCGTAGTAACTAACGATTCGTAGGGCTACGACGTCCACCTCCTTGCCAGTACAGGTCTCGATGCTATAGGCTTGGATCTTGCCCCTACTGGAGTTGAAGCTGCAAGACGGTAAGTAATAG
This genomic interval carries:
- a CDS encoding T3P18.10, putative, giving the protein MTGTNEQFHHFNRPVRNVAIIGSGPSGTPAARQLRDAGLNVRVFERQNKPGGIWNWRPSVSLPLAVPTPPPSVGAFTPVIRGTGVYEDPGRVEREKFNPPNPCYWSLNNNVPTSTMAFKDFPYPPGTQSNVSHALISSYVQSYVKNYGIDQITSYNTRVERAEKIGDTWKLTLRKVVDEGEDRVREEYWTEEFDAVVAASGHYNAPYIPPFEGSDAWSAAWPQQLIHSQGYRKPEPYTGKTVLIVGIGTSGNDIAKDISPYASKIYMVGRNTLRGPQQYRELRKMQRHFAPPNSEILPEIRRFRLPSPGQAINEGSIELTNGRIITGVNEIIFATGYQYSYPFLPQYHQDSTMVNPAFPTVTPVVTNGDGVLNLYRDVFYIPDPTLTFLGLSVNTSAFSFFEYQALSIARVFAGTARLPDESSRWKAYRNLVREKGEGKFSHLLGKDGERSYVHETVQWLNRDAEWSGASKVEGHTIEWLTESDKIPLLIASKFGLDAAGLKALREKPSDIPEEDTAQPVETERSIGLFGDKFKTATEETNARTSEAFARKAALTSA